Genomic segment of Citrus sinensis cultivar Valencia sweet orange chromosome 7, DVS_A1.0, whole genome shotgun sequence:
TCATTCCGATTCTAATTCCCATAGtaaagtaaacaatttattctaatttccATTTCCCATTCCGGTTCCATCCCATTCCAATATCGCTTCATTCAAATTACTGATTAGTAAACATACCATAAGCATATTTATTAACCACTCATATTTCCCCATTACACACGTAGCTCACTTCCTTGCttacactacaagaaaaatcaCTTTTAGTAGCATTATGTAATAgcattttattacaaaatgcTATAAAacgttaattttttattacacaaTCTAAAAAACGCtataattaaatatctaaGTGATaacattttactttttatagcattttatatttcattaatagcattttttttaaatgtcataTATTACATTAACAAACGTAGCTCTTTTAAAATGCTACGAAAAAACACACCTttgtaacatttaaaaaatgctgcgaaaagaaaaaaacaagtaaataaatctACCGCCAAGATTAGAAACACGCGGGCACtctctttttccaaaatttaatattataaaaggaCATCTAAAGCCTACATCCcttctttttttgtctttCTCTAGATTCCGCCTAAAATCCCCTACTTTTgtcaatttcttttgtttgcttgattttataacctttttttttttttacaagcttGTGAACCTATGGCATTCAGTCTCCTAACAGCTTACAAAGTACTAAAGATAAGAACTATGAAACTATCCAGCTAGTTCTTTTCTAGTTGGAATTACAGGCACAAGAAAATTCCCAAATGGTgaatcaaaaattttgaagtttcCGGTGCAGCCCTCTTGCTGCTACTGCAAAATTTTTTGCTTGTTGAATCCTCACATTAATTTCACTAGTTTGAGCCACTGGAACTATTGTATGACTTGTTGATGGTACATCTCTGGCTTTATTTGCGGTAGATGAAGAGACAATCCGGCGGGGGGGCGGCTGATTGATCTTTCTCCTCTTGGGTTCAGGTGCCGTTTTTGCCATTGGCTTCGGCGGCCAAGAACGGCGCCAGTCGATGGTAAATGATGATCCCCTTGCCTGATTTTATAACTTAAGTAGCTAGAtctctcaaaatcaaaaagttCTGATCCTTAATCCTTTATTGTCTCAAGGCTTGTTGTTGTTGGGTCTTCCCTCAAATCTTTCACATGAATATTTACATGtaagctttaattttttaatttaatttaccgAATTTAGGGTTTTCAATTGTTACTATAGGATTTCTTATGTTGATTCCATTTTATATGGAGCAATTTCTGATATGTTtggttcatttatttttcttacattTAGAAGTAATATATCAAAAACTATGAAAATTCTCATTTATGCCTTAACAATCCGAAATTTTGTATATCGATCACATAATAggtttttttcatcttaattatttatttttagttagtaaatatttctttaggGAGGGTGATTAGAGAATCATTCTGTCGGTTTCCAGCTAGACAGTGCATATAGCTAAAGTTTTGCATCAATATTGTGATGttgtgaaagaaagaaatgagtTGATTGATGTGCAATTTCTAAAAACTTGGCACTACAACTTCTGTGTAGTTTCTAAGTTTGAGAATATGTACTGATTTAATTAGAACTTGCAGATCTTTAATAGCCAGAATTTTCTCCTGAGTTACAACATTTATGGGTTGCATTGGCATTTTAAAAGAGGGAAGGCTTCAATTGAGGTAGATCTTTATGATGTCTCATTATTTGTGGACTTTCCTTTACTAATTTcagttttgttgtttttgttggtTGTACTGTTGATTCTGttgttttgtcatttattttattgagttgattttatttcttatatacTAATATCAATCCCTCTTGTCTGGTTAGGGTAATGGTTGTTGTTGCATTTTTCCAACCAATTGATGCTTAAGTGAGATCCATAAGTGAAGATTTATCTTGCCGAATTTAGTCTCATGCACatggttttctttttgttttgtttaaatgaagatttaaattaatctaaatttgtttgttcttgGTAGTGTttgggttttatttattaagctAGAAAACTTGAATTTAACTTATTAAAGTGGTCATTAGACACAAACAAGATTATCAATAAGCCCATATTGCTTGGTTATTTAGATTGTGCCCGTACAAAAGGACTAGATGCTGAAAGTTCTCAAAAGTCTCTCAAAATTCATGATAGCCTCATGTTTTGTTTATATGATTAGCATTAATACATAATTCTTGTAGGTTAAATTGAATGCACTAGtactaaaaaaaagaagaaaaaattgttgCATAAGGCGATATTTAATTGATACAAAGACATGAATAAGTTATCATAATTGCTCCTTACATTTGTGTAGTTCACTCATATTCTTAAATTTATGTCTAACATAGGTACAAACTCCTGCAGAAGATTAATTAGGTTGATGGAatgtgaagaaaaataaaatggcttCCAAGCgaattacaaaataaagttATAGAATTTCTTTATTGGTGTTTGAGTTGATTTATTACAacatttgattttcattttgtacTAGGTATTGctatttttatccttttgcCATATACTTATTATATCCTTAATGACCTAGCATTTATGGATTGTATGTCAAAGTTGATGGTTTGGATGAATGTAAGCGTGATTTGAAGTTAAGtacactttaatttttctaatttactTATATGGGAAAAGTTTGTTAAGGAGGCATtattctgtttcttttttattaacagaataaaattcttatttatttttaaattcataatgcAGGTGATCAAGGATATTCTGCAAAAATGTATTGAAGAGTGAGGACAAATTGAAGATAAtatctaatattttgtttaaaggTCACTAGAAAGTATAGAAGTCTGATAgttgcatatttattttttgtaaatgtTGTAGTTGAAAGTTTAATGTATGATTATGGATGtttaagtatttttattttatcaacgaATAatgtataatttctttttcatcaaaGACTAAAATGATGTATTGAAttaatgaattgaatgaagaataatttctttttaatcaatagaatgactaaaatgatttattgaaTTCATGAATTGAATGAAGAACATTGAAATGCTATGATAGCATGATGTTAATGTTTTTATAGCATTTTATAAAAGTTATGTTAGAGATTTGCAAGGGAACTGTACATGATTTGGTAGCGTTTTCTAAATGTTCTCTTTGAACAATGATAGCATTCACCTAAAGCGACGAAAGCTAATTGCATTGCACTAATTCAATGCTATGTATCATAATTTGTGGCATGTAAAAAATGCTACTAATGTGTAATACTTTTAGTTACACCGCCTAACTTAGCATTGTTCAAAATGCTACCATTCATTTTTGGTAGCATTTTTCAGATGCTATCACATACTGTTTTTGTTGTAGTGTTATTGCTTGCCAACTCgatttcattataaaatttttaaactaacAAGAGAAATCATATATATACTACTTTTATTCATATGTACATCTAACCACCTTAGAATTCTAACATGTTCTTTACACTACCTTTGCTTTTAAGTTAGTATCAATAAATGAGACAAATATTATAAAGTGTTATAAAAAACTACAAGAAATTTCAATAGATATCATTTGACTAGATTTTCCATCGGTTTCGGTTAGTCAAAGGTTAGAAAAAATAGGTACAATGTTTATATAATACTTCTCCACATATAAAGATCTCTAGAAGTCTTTTTCACCCTTATAATTTACTTTCATAACATaaacaaagaataaataaaatagccAAAATGCCCATCCAATTGTTTCTAATTCACAACAATATTCCAGAGGATAAAGGATACCTACACTCTAAGATTTAGGAAAATAGTTATGTAAACCCCAAGTTTTTCAATGAAGGACATCAAGACTTCCTTTtcactataattaaaaattaactaacaaATATCAGTGTGAAAGAACTAGTATTTTCTTATACTTACGCAACAATcttactataattttttataagtaaatCAATATTAGACAACTTAAAGTAATGTGTAATATCTTTATaacaatcttactaataattattgtataaaaaattatttactaaattaatcttaaaagtaTAATAATAGAACAAAAGgttggttaaaatttttatattactttcaaggttaatttgataacttatcattttattcttttactaACATCACTAGGAATATTGTTGTAATGActataacatatttaatagtaGGAGTACcttgagaaattttttaaatatatggactaaatggacacttAACTCGACTAAACCGGCACTTAACCTAATCCATTATTTgttataatataaatcaaataaatattataataacatTGGAAGTTTCAAAAGATATCGTTTGCCTAGATTCTCCATCGGTTTCGGTTTGCCAAAGGTTAGAAAAAATAGGTACAATGTATATAGATTATGCCCCTCCACACATGAAGGTCCATAAAAGCCTTTCTTACCATTATAATCTACTgtcaaaacataaataaagaataaataaagtagCCAAAATGCCCATGCGGCTGTTTCTAATTCACAACAATATAATAGAAgataaaatttcacttttatcCTTACCTATATTTCAAAcagaaaacaatttaaaattgacTAGTATAAGATGATGATTGATAAGCTAGATatttcaacataaaattaaaaaattttctactCCCGCTAATCAACAAATAAACCATTCTGAATTGctgttttttttcaaaaataattttcatataaatatcTTCTTTTACTTCTAATCATAAGGACTTCCACAAAATTTGCTGATTTGTTCCATTAATGAACGAATGCAAAACACAAAAGCACCGATCCTCACTACCAATATCCAAATCTACAGCAAcacatttcaatattttacttttcaaaaatcttcAATCCAATGACTGTCTCAAAATTCTCAAAACCTAAAGTTCGTTATTATTACGGTTTTTAGAATCAAGTTCATAAATTCATTGTCAGAATTTGTCATTTAATTCATCAATCAAGCAATCGCTCAAAATTCTGTGAAACCCAATTTTTGGTTTGATAGATTCTGATAGCTGTTcacatagaaaaaaattaattgaaatcaaaGTAAATATACATTTAACCACACACAACATTCAAAAGTTTGATAGATTCCTACCTTAATTGATAGCGACCCACTAAACCCAAATGGCAAGAAAATGCTTGGTCTTgtagagaagaagaaatatctGTCCTTTTGATAAGGATAAGGATCCTCTCttgtccctttttttttctcctcctTACTTCTCCTTATTTAATGAGTGGTTaagattaaattttgtatttatttttcactttatttacaATCAAGTTAACTTTTTTTCAATAGATTATAAAGGTAAGGAGAggcaaatataaaaaaaatgagaaaaagatCCTAATCCATAAATATAACGTAGATAATCATCCGTTCACTAGCGTACTGATTACAATGCAGTTTTATAATCGTTGCACGTTGTCATGActgcttttttaaaaaaaaaaaaaaaatccgtATAATGATTATATGATAGCAGTTCAAGCttagattatgacattaacaCTGGTACTTGCGGTCAAAATTATCTtgttattcaaataaaaaaaatcaacattttattattatttttttctatacaGCACTATAAGCACAATTGCCTATATAAACTCATGCAGTTAGGTCCCTGCAGATCACAATCGCGAAAGCGCaaacttattaattaactaagTTTAAGTACTGTTTTGGAAGCAATCTGACGATCAGAGATGGTAACAATGGAGGAGATTAGAAAGGCTCAGCGAGCCGAGGGCCTGGCGACCATCCTCGCCATCAGCACGGCAACGCCGCCCAATTGTGTCATCCAAGCTGATTATCCTGACTATTACTTCGGGATCACCAACAGCGAGCACATGACTGAGCTCAAAGAGAAGTTCAAGCTCTTGTGTATGAATGCGAGAtcatttttattctcattcttttattttattttaattgtttagcTTTTCTGGGTGTGCATGTTGTTAATGCAGATTACGCATCAATGATTTTGGTgatttgatcttaatttaCAGGTGAGAAGTCGATGATAAGAAAGCGTCACATGTGCTTAACAGAAGAGATTTTAAAAGCAAACCCTAATATGTGCTTACACATGGGGACATCACTCGATGCGCGCCAGGACATTTCTCTTGTTGAAGTACCAAAGCTTGGCAAAGAGGCGGCAACCAAAGCTATCAAAGAATGGGGACAGCCCAAATCCAATATCACCCATCTCATTTTCTGCACATCTGCAGGCGTCGACATGCCTGGCGCTGACTATCAGCTCACAAGACTCATCGGCCTCAACCCGGATGTTAAGCGTATGATGATATATCAACAAGGGTGTTATGCTGGCGCCACCATCCTTCGTCTTGCTAAAGATTTGGCTGAAAACAACAAGGGCTCTCGTGTTCTTGTTGTTTGTTCTGAGAACACAATCCCCACTTTCCGTGGGCCGTCTTATACCCATATTGATTCTCTAGTGGGTCAGGCTCTTTTCGCTGATGGTGCTGCTGCACTGATTGTCGGTGCTGATCCTGATACATCCATTGAGCGTCCATTGTATCATATTGTGTCGGCTTCACAGACGCTTCTGCCTGATTCTGATGGTGCAATTGAAGGACACATACGTGAGGCGGGTCTAACGGTTCATTTGAAGAAAGATGTTCCCGAATTTTTTTCAGCAAACATAGAGAAAAGCTTAGTTGATGCATTTACTCCAATTGGTATCAGCGACTGGAACTCGATATTCTGGATTGCTCACCCCGGTGGTCCGGCAATTCTCGACCAGGTCGAGGCAAAACTCGGCCTGAGAAAGGACAAGTTGAGAGCTAGCCGACATGTTATGTCTGAATATGGTAACATGTCAAGTGCATGTGTTTTGTTCATTCTTGAT
This window contains:
- the LOC102618836 gene encoding acridone synthase 2-like — its product is MVTMEEIRKAQRAEGLATILAISTATPPNCVIQADYPDYYFGITNSEHMTELKEKFKLLCEKSMIRKRHMCLTEEILKANPNMCLHMGTSLDARQDISLVEVPKLGKEAATKAIKEWGQPKSNITHLIFCTSAGVDMPGADYQLTRLIGLNPDVKRMMIYQQGCYAGATILRLAKDLAENNKGSRVLVVCSENTIPTFRGPSYTHIDSLVGQALFADGAAALIVGADPDTSIERPLYHIVSASQTLLPDSDGAIEGHIREAGLTVHLKKDVPEFFSANIEKSLVDAFTPIGISDWNSIFWIAHPGGPAILDQVEAKLGLRKDKLRASRHVMSEYGNMSSACVLFILDEMRNKCLEEGKATTGEGLDWGVLFGFGPGLTVETVVLHSLPIEA